From Paraburkholderia fungorum, the proteins below share one genomic window:
- a CDS encoding RNA polymerase factor sigma-70: MAEVLVRQEPSTALPRKPVLSAGSACTSVARRTRGASDGVAWEKGTLLDVLIDNRPALVQLAHDLIGCASLAEDVVHDVFIKLVDFRQQDAVRQPVAYVTRMVHNAAIDVCRRQSQEGCDEPTCCAEENELHAPSPEDAILARDALRQVFNALEQLPPRSRTAFEMVRVREETLEHTARALDVSQTQVHFMVRDAERHCVDCLDASNRGVTGPEYCGGRVRRR; this comes from the coding sequence ATGGCTGAGGTGCTGGTCCGGCAGGAGCCTTCAACAGCATTACCAAGGAAGCCGGTTCTCAGCGCGGGGAGCGCCTGCACGTCAGTGGCGCGTCGCACGCGCGGTGCGTCCGATGGCGTGGCATGGGAGAAGGGCACCCTGCTCGACGTGCTGATCGACAATCGTCCGGCGCTGGTTCAACTGGCTCACGACCTGATCGGTTGCGCGAGTCTCGCCGAGGACGTGGTCCACGATGTCTTCATCAAGCTTGTCGACTTCCGGCAACAGGACGCCGTGCGTCAGCCGGTCGCGTACGTGACCCGCATGGTGCATAACGCGGCGATCGATGTTTGCCGTCGCCAGAGTCAGGAGGGCTGCGATGAGCCAACCTGTTGCGCCGAAGAAAACGAGTTGCACGCGCCATCGCCGGAAGACGCAATCCTCGCGCGGGACGCGTTGCGGCAAGTCTTCAACGCGCTGGAGCAATTGCCGCCGCGCAGCCGCACCGCATTCGAAATGGTGCGCGTGCGCGAGGAAACGCTGGAACACACGGCGCGCGCGCTCGATGTGTCGCAAACGCAGGTGCATTTCATGGTGCGCGACGCGGAGAGACATTGCGTCGATTGTCTCGACGCGAGTAATCGCGGAGTGACCGGCCCGGAGTATTGCGGAGGGCGCGTG
- a CDS encoding putative quinol monooxygenase, producing the protein MADAYLQVIAHYYAKPGNGDALVAPLTELAVATRTEPANLYYEFFRSPLDPDHFVILEEYSDANGLSAHRETEHFQRLGFGTIIPLLDRREVSSHMVPGDPA; encoded by the coding sequence ATGGCTGATGCTTACCTGCAGGTGATCGCGCATTACTACGCCAAGCCCGGCAACGGCGACGCGCTCGTGGCACCGCTCACGGAACTGGCGGTGGCTACCCGCACCGAGCCCGCCAACCTGTACTACGAATTTTTCCGCTCGCCGCTCGATCCCGATCACTTCGTGATCCTGGAGGAGTACAGCGACGCCAACGGTCTCTCCGCGCATCGCGAGACCGAGCATTTTCAGCGCCTGGGATTCGGCACCATCATTCCGCTGCTCGACCGGCGCGAAGTGTCGAGCCACATGGTGCCGGGAGACCCGGCATGA
- a CDS encoding iron-containing alcohol dehydrogenase, with translation MNTFRFQTVPTMVVEFGAARRLGALLRGQFPALTRVCVVTDGFLHKSGLLNPALADLAAHGWDAIVIDDVIADPPEHIVLDATSRARHAGAEIVLGLGGGSSMDVAKLIAVLAPQQQQALSEMYGVNKVSVSRLPLVQMPTTAGTGSEVTAVSIVTVGEAKKMGVVAPQLIADLAILDAELTLGLPVAATAATGVDAMVHAIEAYTSAHLKNPISDLLAVKALDLLSRNLLRACEDGQNRNAREAMLLGATFAGQAFANSPVAAVHALAYPIGGIYHVPHGLSNALVLPHVLRFNADAAAHLYAELADVVVPGVTGSVESKTAALIERLEQMIAATAIPARLRDVGIERDGLERMAADAMLQTRLLVNNPRPVSEQDALEIYLAAF, from the coding sequence ATGAACACGTTCAGGTTTCAAACCGTTCCGACGATGGTCGTCGAGTTCGGCGCTGCTCGCCGGCTCGGCGCGTTGCTGCGCGGACAATTTCCGGCGCTCACGCGCGTCTGCGTGGTCACCGATGGTTTCCTGCACAAGAGCGGCCTGCTGAACCCCGCGCTCGCCGATCTTGCCGCGCACGGCTGGGACGCGATCGTCATCGATGACGTCATCGCCGATCCGCCCGAACACATCGTGCTCGACGCAACGTCGCGCGCGCGGCACGCCGGCGCGGAGATCGTGCTGGGCCTTGGCGGCGGATCGTCGATGGACGTCGCAAAGCTGATCGCCGTGCTCGCGCCGCAGCAACAGCAGGCGCTCAGCGAAATGTATGGCGTGAACAAGGTCAGCGTGTCGCGTCTGCCGCTCGTGCAGATGCCGACGACCGCTGGCACCGGCTCCGAAGTGACCGCCGTGTCGATTGTCACGGTCGGCGAGGCGAAGAAGATGGGCGTGGTCGCGCCGCAACTGATCGCCGATCTCGCGATTCTCGACGCGGAACTCACGCTCGGCCTGCCGGTGGCGGCGACTGCGGCGACCGGCGTCGATGCGATGGTCCATGCGATCGAGGCGTACACGTCCGCGCATCTGAAGAATCCGATTTCCGACCTGCTCGCGGTGAAGGCGCTCGATCTGCTGTCGCGCAATCTGCTGCGTGCGTGCGAGGACGGCCAGAATCGCAACGCGCGCGAAGCGATGTTGCTCGGCGCGACCTTTGCGGGCCAGGCGTTCGCCAATTCGCCGGTTGCCGCCGTGCATGCGCTGGCTTATCCGATCGGCGGCATTTATCACGTGCCGCATGGTCTTTCGAATGCGCTGGTGCTGCCGCACGTGCTGCGCTTCAACGCCGACGCGGCGGCACATCTTTACGCCGAACTCGCCGATGTGGTGGTGCCGGGCGTGACGGGCAGTGTCGAGAGCAAGACGGCGGCGCTAATTGAGCGGCTCGAACAGATGATCGCGGCAACCGCGATTCCGGCGCGGCTGCGCGATGTCGGGATCGAACGTGACGGCCTCGAACGAATGGCCGCCGATGCGATGTTGCAGACGCGGCTGCTGGTGAACAATCCGCGGCCGGTTAGCGAGCAGGATGCGTTGGAGATTTATCTCGCGGCGTTTTGA
- a CDS encoding highly repetitive protein → MPRLAVVAPLRPGTDVPVTFVPVSETVVPTAVMRLLALVRMLPSGVEEVPEVPEVPEVPEVPEVPEVPEVPEVPEVPEVPEVPEVPEVPEVPEVPEVPEVPEVPEVPEVPEVPEVPEVPEVPDVPEVPEVPEVPDVPEVPDVPEVPEVPEVPEVPEVPEVPEVPEVPEVPEVPEVPEVPDVPDVPDVPDVPDVPDVPDVPEVPDVPEVPDVPEVPEVPEVPEVPEVPEVPEVPEVPEVPEVPEVPEVPEVPEVPEVPEVPEVPEVPEVPEVPEVPEVPEVPDKLLPPSPLLGVVSVDPQP, encoded by the coding sequence GTGCCGAGGTTGGCCGTCGTCGCGCCGTTGAGGCCGGGGACCGATGTGCCGGTGACCTTCGTGCCGGTATCGGAGACGGTGGTGCCCACGGCGGTGATGAGATTGCTGGCGTTGGTGAGGATGTTGCCGAGTGGGGTGGAGGAGGTGCCTGAGGTGCCTGAAGTGCCCGAAGTACCCGAAGTACCCGAAGTACCCGAAGTACCCGAAGTACCCGAAGTACCCGAAGTACCCGAAGTACCCGAGGTGCCCGAGGTGCCCGAAGTGCCCGAGGTGCCCGAAGTGCCCGAGGTGCCCGAAGTGCCCGAAGTGCCCGAAGTGCCCGAAGTGCCCGAAGTGCCCGAAGTGCCCGAGGTGCCCGAAGTGCCTGACGTACCCGAGGTACCCGAGGTACCCGAGGTACCTGACGTACCCGAAGTACCTGACGTACCCGAGGTACCCGAGGTACCCGAGGTACCCGAGGTACCCGAGGTACCCGAGGTACCCGAGGTGCCCGAAGTGCCCGAAGTGCCCGAGGTGCCCGAAGTGCCCGAGGTGCCCGACGTGCCCGACGTGCCCGACGTGCCCGACGTGCCCGACGTACCCGACGTGCCCGACGTACCCGAAGTGCCCGACGTACCCGAAGTGCCCGACGTACCCGAAGTACCCGAAGTGCCCGAAGTGCCCGAAGTGCCCGAAGTGCCCGAAGTGCCCGAAGTACCCGAAGTACCCGAAGTGCCCGAAGTACCGGAAGTACCGGAAGTACCGGAAGTACCCGAAGTACCCGAAGTACCCGAAGTACCCGAAGTACCCGAAGTACCCGAAGTGCCCGAAGTACCTGAGGTGCCCGAGGTGCCAGAAGTACCCGACAAATTACTCCCACCAAGCCCGCTACTCGGCGTCGTAAGCGTGGACCCGCAGCCATAG
- a CDS encoding collagen-like triple helix repeat-containing protein — MGTTVSDTGTKVTGTSVPGLNGATTANLGTAVTDLGNGVKALGAGTVAGLGTLGSSANPLGPTLTSTSTVVSDAGSAVKAVGGVVTSLGSGPLAPLAPVTSTLGSVVGGVGSGVIAVGSGLNKALSSGSVQQIETQLSSAINPITLTVSNTTQTIGNATGLGAPLNNLLGTLGNGLSSAGAKVSGATGNQLGKDVGGIVSQLGNTVTSTGGLLTGATTNPLAPLTGVLGGLGGSGTGGAISIPPLTGLLGNLGNLGSLGGTGGTGGATGLGGLLSPITGLLGKGGATGTTNPLAPVVNLVGSLTVTVTGGISATAGSGTTTTTTQNGSTSNPLTTLISGLTGGTASGTGNTSTSKNPLAPVTNLVGGLLGGVTAAGK, encoded by the coding sequence GTGGGCACCACCGTCTCCGATACCGGCACGAAGGTCACCGGCACATCGGTCCCCGGCCTCAACGGCGCGACGACGGCCAACCTCGGCACCGCCGTCACCGATCTCGGCAACGGCGTGAAAGCCTTGGGCGCAGGTACAGTTGCCGGTCTCGGCACGCTCGGCAGCTCGGCCAATCCGCTCGGACCCACGCTGACGTCCACCTCCACCGTCGTCTCGGATGCCGGCTCTGCGGTCAAGGCCGTCGGCGGCGTCGTGACGAGCCTCGGCAGCGGCCCCCTCGCCCCGCTCGCACCGGTGACATCGACCTTGGGCAGCGTCGTCGGCGGAGTCGGCTCGGGTGTCATCGCGGTCGGCTCGGGGCTGAACAAAGCGCTCTCCAGCGGCTCCGTTCAGCAGATCGAGACGCAACTCAGTTCGGCGATCAACCCGATCACCCTCACCGTCTCCAATACGACGCAAACGATCGGTAACGCCACCGGACTGGGCGCGCCGCTCAACAACCTGCTCGGCACGCTCGGCAACGGACTCAGTTCGGCTGGCGCGAAGGTGTCCGGCGCGACAGGTAATCAGCTCGGCAAGGATGTCGGGGGAATCGTGAGCCAGTTGGGGAATACGGTCACCAGCACGGGCGGCCTGCTCACCGGCGCGACGACCAACCCGCTCGCGCCGCTCACGGGCGTACTCGGCGGACTGGGCGGCAGCGGCACCGGCGGCGCGATCTCCATTCCGCCGTTGACCGGCCTGCTCGGCAATCTCGGTAATCTCGGCTCGCTCGGCGGAACGGGCGGCACCGGCGGCGCAACCGGCCTCGGCGGCCTGCTCAGCCCGATCACGGGCCTGCTCGGCAAGGGCGGCGCCACAGGCACGACCAACCCGCTCGCGCCGGTCGTCAATCTGGTCGGCTCGCTGACGGTGACCGTCACCGGCGGTATCAGCGCAACCGCAGGCAGCGGCACCACGACGACCACGACGCAAAACGGCTCGACGTCCAATCCGCTGACCACGCTCATCAGCGGCCTCACGGGTGGCACCGCTAGCGGCACCGGCAACACGTCGACCAGCAAGAACCCGCTCGCGCCGGTGACGAACCTGGTCGGCGGATTGCTCGGCGGCGTCACGGCAGCGGGCAAATAG
- a CDS encoding isoprenylcysteine carboxylmethyltransferase family protein yields the protein MNSTFETVAPIHDPRPRSATPFPVGLLGIAAGLLSLWLLRDTPALNGATRGTIASLAIIATIAAYELFVARVYLRPSAGLASTALRPLSIARVGLRLGALASIYAGIGLLYWLLPEYHGAFYDPFWSLIRTLAPYVAVAAPFYFAWMDRRQRETDDAYLVWARLLFRGERPSNWKPVREMLAGWMVKAFFLPLMTVYLSTNADHLNASLTTALDAPFSLASFRFMYDLSFAMDLMFGTVGYLCTFRILDSHVRSAEPTTLGWLVALICYQPFWSLISNQYIHYEGSVFWDNWLISLPLVRIAWGAVIVALLLCYALATISFGLRFSNLTNRGIITSGPYRFTKHPAYITKNLAYWMISVPFIEPLGWKVAIMHCASLVAVNLLYLVRAKTEEKHLMNDPDYRAYAEWIARNGLIAKLSRVF from the coding sequence ATGAACTCCACTTTCGAAACCGTCGCGCCCATCCACGACCCACGGCCGCGTTCGGCCACGCCGTTTCCGGTCGGCCTGCTCGGCATCGCAGCCGGCCTGCTCTCACTCTGGCTGCTGCGCGACACGCCTGCACTGAACGGTGCGACTCGCGGCACGATCGCCAGTCTCGCGATCATCGCGACCATCGCCGCCTATGAGCTTTTTGTCGCGCGCGTCTATCTGCGCCCGAGCGCCGGGCTCGCGAGCACCGCGCTGCGCCCGCTGAGCATTGCGCGCGTCGGTTTGCGGCTGGGCGCACTGGCTTCGATCTATGCCGGCATCGGCCTGCTCTACTGGCTATTGCCCGAATATCACGGCGCGTTCTACGACCCGTTCTGGTCGCTGATCCGCACGCTTGCACCGTACGTCGCCGTCGCCGCGCCGTTTTACTTTGCGTGGATGGACCGGCGTCAGCGGGAAACCGACGACGCGTATCTCGTATGGGCGCGCCTGCTGTTTCGCGGAGAGCGCCCGTCGAACTGGAAGCCGGTGCGCGAAATGCTGGCGGGCTGGATGGTGAAGGCGTTCTTCCTGCCGCTGATGACCGTCTACCTGTCGACCAACGCGGATCATCTCAATGCATCGCTGACAACCGCGCTCGACGCGCCGTTCTCGCTCGCGTCGTTCCGCTTCATGTACGACCTGTCGTTTGCAATGGACCTGATGTTCGGCACCGTCGGCTATCTATGCACCTTTCGTATTCTCGACAGCCACGTACGCAGCGCGGAACCGACCACGCTCGGCTGGCTGGTTGCGCTTATCTGTTATCAGCCGTTCTGGTCGCTGATTTCAAACCAGTACATTCACTACGAAGGCTCGGTGTTCTGGGACAACTGGCTGATCTCGCTGCCGCTCGTGCGGATCGCGTGGGGCGCGGTGATCGTCGCGCTGCTGCTGTGCTATGCGCTCGCCACGATCTCGTTCGGCTTGCGGTTTTCCAACCTGACCAATCGCGGGATTATTACTTCGGGACCCTATCGATTTACGAAGCACCCGGCGTATATCACGAAGAATCTGGCGTACTGGATGATCTCGGTGCCGTTCATCGAACCATTGGGATGGAAGGTGGCGATCATGCATTGCGCGTCGCTGGTGGCGGTGAATCTGCTGTATCTGGTACGCGCGAAAACCGAGGAAAAGCACTTGATGAACGACCCGGACTATCGCGCGTACGCAGAGTGGATTGCGCGTAATGGGTTGATAGCGAAGCTGTCGCGCGTCTTTTGA
- a CDS encoding EAL domain-containing protein codes for MHTLDYSRHVSLARSFTMPTVESVANDPQISSDPSMGLSELESRVCDGLRAGEFHLVFQGAYRTNDGALARLEAQVRWAHPDYGLLLPGIVNMPLENPQVAREMAAFVVDSVCRELRACLDANLPMQPVAITVPAQIALLDSFADDLARVAESYGVPLDLFEIEVTDSAEAAKLLTLRTLTEGLRDAGVGLSLGKWGSGASSLALLGALDVDTITIARELMSAVPRDRRACAVMASLLDLLHSLGMRVVVDGVDTKDQLQWLSKWPDALAQGFVFSRPQAGLRKAVA; via the coding sequence ATGCACACGCTCGACTATTCCAGACACGTCTCGCTCGCACGCTCGTTCACCATGCCGACCGTCGAAAGCGTTGCCAACGATCCACAAATCTCCAGCGATCCGTCGATGGGACTCAGCGAACTCGAAAGCCGGGTATGCGACGGCTTGCGCGCGGGCGAATTTCATCTCGTGTTTCAAGGTGCTTATCGTACGAATGATGGCGCACTGGCACGGCTCGAAGCGCAGGTTCGCTGGGCGCATCCCGACTATGGGCTGCTGCTTCCCGGCATCGTCAATATGCCGCTTGAGAACCCGCAGGTTGCGCGTGAAATGGCGGCTTTCGTCGTCGATAGCGTATGCCGTGAATTGCGTGCATGCCTCGACGCAAACCTGCCGATGCAGCCGGTTGCGATCACAGTGCCCGCGCAAATCGCGTTGCTCGATTCGTTCGCCGACGATCTCGCGCGCGTGGCTGAGTCTTACGGCGTACCGCTCGATCTGTTTGAAATTGAAGTGACCGATAGCGCTGAAGCGGCAAAATTGCTGACCTTGCGCACGCTGACTGAGGGTCTTCGCGATGCGGGCGTCGGCTTGTCGCTGGGCAAGTGGGGGAGTGGGGCGTCGTCGCTGGCGCTGCTGGGCGCGCTCGATGTGGACACCATCACGATTGCGCGCGAATTGATGAGCGCGGTGCCGCGCGACAGGCGCGCGTGTGCGGTGATGGCATCGTTGCTGGACCTGCTGCATTCGCTGGGAATGCGGGTAGTGGTCGACGGTGTGGATACGAAGGACCAGTTGCAGTGGTTGAGCAAGTGGCCCGATGCGCTGGCGCAGGGATTTGTGTTTTCGCGTCCGCAGGCGGGGTTGAGGAAGGCGGTGGCGTAA
- a CDS encoding transposase, giving the protein MLEIPLSDTDWARVEGLFPELPSTRGRPRRSNREILNAILWVQQQKEKWHRLPATFPPQQTCYLRYTEWKKTGVLERVNELLFAVEPELSGC; this is encoded by the coding sequence ATGCTAGAAATTCCTCTCTCCGACACTGACTGGGCTCGCGTTGAAGGCCTTTTTCCCGAATTACCGTCCACTCGCGGACGACCTCGACGTAGCAATCGTGAGATTCTCAACGCGATACTTTGGGTGCAACAACAAAAGGAAAAATGGCACCGGCTTCCCGCAACGTTCCCGCCGCAACAAACCTGCTACCTGCGGTATACCGAATGGAAAAAGACCGGTGTTTTAGAACGGGTAAATGAACTTCTCTTCGCTGTGGAACCTGAATTATCCGGCTGCTGA
- a CDS encoding DUF4148 domain-containing protein, with the protein MKSLLQAVVIAAVLAAPVASFAQSNQPVTRAQVRAELVQLEKAGYHPGISSPHYPADIQAAQARVNVQNGTAQAAESGFGGVASGSSQSGHAVQANGQKSIYFGQ; encoded by the coding sequence ATGAAATCGCTTCTTCAAGCTGTTGTTATCGCTGCCGTGCTGGCCGCTCCTGTTGCATCGTTCGCTCAATCGAACCAGCCGGTGACCCGCGCACAAGTTCGCGCAGAACTGGTTCAACTCGAGAAAGCCGGTTATCACCCGGGCATTTCCAGCCCGCATTACCCCGCTGACATTCAAGCAGCGCAAGCTCGTGTGAACGTTCAGAACGGTACTGCACAAGCAGCCGAAAGCGGCTTCGGCGGTGTGGCAAGTGGTTCGTCGCAATCCGGCCATGCCGTCCAGGCGAACGGTCAGAAGTCGATTTACTTCGGCCAGTAA
- a CDS encoding phytoene/squalene synthase family protein, translating into MPNPTRAFLLGPLLKGVSRSFYLTLRVLPAGMRDPIGLAYLLARAADTIADTSLIPPEQRLALLLSLRDRVNGATDDDALFQRMAAEVAGQQNQSDEKVLLESLGPALDVLMQLSEPDRQAVREIVSTLTEGMEFDLRTFPDERSGQIAALHEYDELDRYTYLVAGCVGEFWTTMTYAHMPGTLKEVPDTMSRRGVRFGKALQMTNVLRDCGKDLRIGRCYLPQSMLDRAGLSAQDLLLPANSMRARPLMVELLRGTLDHFREALDYTLAIPAFSIRLRLACLWPILIGLETLLLLVDNDAWLDPQKVSKVRRNRVYGIIGASLLMVPSNAVVRNAIEKKIAQIEARF; encoded by the coding sequence ATGCCGAATCCGACCCGGGCCTTCCTTCTCGGCCCGCTCCTGAAAGGCGTTTCACGCTCCTTCTATCTCACGCTGCGCGTATTGCCCGCGGGCATGCGCGACCCGATCGGCCTCGCGTACCTGCTCGCGCGCGCGGCCGACACGATCGCCGATACCTCGCTGATCCCGCCCGAACAACGTCTCGCGTTGCTGCTGTCGCTGCGCGATCGGGTGAACGGCGCGACGGACGACGACGCGCTGTTTCAACGCATGGCCGCCGAAGTGGCGGGTCAGCAGAATCAGTCGGACGAGAAAGTCCTGCTCGAATCGCTCGGACCCGCGCTTGACGTGTTGATGCAGCTCAGCGAACCGGATCGCCAGGCAGTGCGGGAAATCGTGTCGACGCTGACCGAAGGCATGGAGTTCGATCTGCGCACTTTCCCCGATGAGCGCTCCGGCCAGATCGCCGCGCTGCACGAGTACGACGAACTGGATCGGTACACGTATCTGGTCGCGGGCTGCGTCGGCGAGTTCTGGACCACGATGACTTACGCGCATATGCCGGGAACGTTGAAAGAAGTACCCGACACGATGTCGCGTCGAGGGGTGCGTTTTGGCAAGGCGCTGCAGATGACCAACGTGCTGCGGGATTGCGGCAAGGATCTGCGGATCGGCCGCTGCTATCTGCCGCAGAGCATGCTGGATCGGGCCGGCCTGAGCGCGCAGGATCTGTTGCTGCCCGCAAACTCGATGCGCGCGCGGCCGCTGATGGTCGAACTTTTGCGCGGGACGCTCGATCATTTCCGCGAAGCGCTGGACTATACGCTCGCGATTCCGGCGTTTTCCATCCGCTTGCGGCTCGCCTGTTTGTGGCCGATTCTGATTGGTCTTGAAACGCTTTTGCTGCTCGTGGATAACGACGCGTGGCTCGATCCACAGAAAGTGTCGAAGGTACGGCGCAATCGCGTGTATGGAATTATCGGGGCGTCACTGCTGATGGTGCCGTCGAATGCAGTGGTGCGCAACGCGATCGAGAAGAAGATCGCGCAGATCGAAGCGCGCTTTTAA
- a CDS encoding RAD55 family ATPase, which translates to MTNHESQTSSRPGAMRSDAARSDAARSNVETGVPGFDEILGGGLVRGGVYLLEGMAGAGKTILSSQIGFHRVSQGEKVLYMTLIAESHDKLLGHLKGLSFFDEKAVAQQMLFVSGYHELMQDGLDGFLKLIASSIYDYRPSLMIIDGFRSAREFSETELSLSKFIHELNALVAAMDCTTLLLAPLSGNEPHPEHTLVDGLIELNRYNDGMRRAREIEVHKMRARNHLMGKHFFRIAETGLLMFPRLEAQGAVPQGPVDLKTRLGFGLPHLDNLLGGGFAQGSTTTLIGPSGVGKTLLCLQFLAAGVARGERCLYLGFYEGPQRLIGKAEAVSIGLTDAYEDGRLVIQWQPAIELAVDELAATALATVKRIGASRIVIDGVEGFRDSALRTERFGLFLNALLHQLREAAVTTLLTEELPLYADPGHAKSVRVSALTENLVLLRYAESDAGLRRMISVVKQRESAHDTSLRELVISSDGLDVIEGPGSAAGTHLALGLSATLPARRTT; encoded by the coding sequence ATGACGAACCACGAATCCCAGACGTCTTCCCGGCCTGGCGCAATGCGGTCTGACGCGGCTCGGTCTGACGCGGCGCGCTCCAACGTGGAGACGGGTGTACCTGGTTTCGACGAGATCCTGGGCGGAGGGCTGGTGCGCGGCGGCGTCTATCTGCTCGAAGGGATGGCCGGCGCGGGCAAGACAATCCTGTCGAGCCAGATCGGTTTTCATCGTGTAAGCCAGGGCGAGAAGGTGCTGTACATGACCTTGATCGCGGAATCGCACGACAAGCTGCTGGGGCATCTGAAAGGCCTCAGCTTCTTCGACGAGAAAGCGGTCGCGCAGCAAATGCTGTTCGTGTCCGGCTATCACGAGCTGATGCAGGACGGTCTCGACGGCTTCCTGAAGCTGATCGCGTCGAGCATTTACGACTATCGCCCGAGCCTGATGATCATCGACGGCTTTCGCAGTGCACGCGAGTTCAGCGAAACCGAACTGTCGCTATCGAAGTTCATCCACGAGTTGAATGCGCTGGTCGCCGCGATGGATTGCACCACGCTGCTGCTCGCGCCGCTCTCCGGCAACGAGCCGCATCCCGAACACACGCTCGTCGACGGCCTGATCGAGCTGAACCGTTACAACGACGGCATGCGCCGCGCCCGCGAGATCGAAGTGCATAAGATGCGCGCGCGCAACCATCTGATGGGCAAGCATTTTTTCCGTATCGCCGAAACCGGCCTGCTGATGTTCCCGCGCCTCGAAGCGCAAGGCGCGGTGCCGCAGGGTCCGGTCGATCTGAAGACGCGTCTGGGCTTCGGCCTGCCGCATCTCGACAATCTGCTGGGCGGCGGTTTTGCGCAAGGATCGACGACCACGTTGATCGGGCCGTCCGGCGTCGGCAAAACCCTGCTCTGCCTGCAATTTCTCGCGGCGGGCGTGGCGCGTGGCGAGCGCTGCCTGTACCTCGGTTTTTACGAAGGACCGCAGCGGCTGATCGGCAAAGCGGAAGCGGTCTCGATCGGCTTGACCGATGCTTACGAGGACGGCCGCCTCGTCATCCAATGGCAGCCGGCGATCGAACTGGCTGTCGACGAACTCGCGGCTACCGCGCTCGCCACGGTCAAGCGCATCGGCGCGTCGCGGATCGTGATCGACGGCGTGGAAGGTTTTCGCGACTCCGCATTGCGCACCGAGCGCTTCGGCCTGTTCCTGAACGCGCTGCTGCACCAGTTGCGCGAGGCTGCCGTCACCACGTTGCTGACCGAAGAGTTGCCGCTTTACGCCGACCCCGGCCATGCGAAGAGCGTGCGGGTTTCCGCGTTGACCGAAAACCTCGTGTTGCTGCGCTATGCCGAATCGGATGCGGGTTTGCGGCGGATGATCTCCGTCGTCAAGCAACGCGAAAGTGCTCACGACACCTCGCTGCGGGAGCTGGTGATTTCGTCCGACGGTCTCGACGTGATCGAAGGTCCGGGCAGCGCTGCCGGTACGCATCTGGCGCTGGGCCTGTCGGCCACGCTGCCGGCGCGACGGACGACGTAG
- a CDS encoding response regulator, translating to MKTILVVDDEFDILTVWRLLLERHGYTVLTASNGAAALEQIRKTRPDVIVSDCMMPIMSGLQLCAALYADPDLRAIPIILCSAASDIPVQPNPHIAYARKPLSFDELLAMLQRMEA from the coding sequence ATGAAAACCATTCTGGTTGTGGACGACGAGTTCGACATACTCACCGTATGGCGGCTGCTGCTGGAGCGGCACGGCTATACGGTGCTGACGGCGTCGAACGGGGCCGCCGCGCTTGAACAGATACGCAAGACCCGGCCCGACGTCATCGTGTCGGATTGCATGATGCCGATCATGTCGGGGCTGCAACTGTGCGCGGCGCTGTACGCCGATCCCGATCTGCGCGCCATTCCGATCATCCTGTGCAGCGCGGCTTCGGACATTCCCGTGCAGCCGAATCCTCATATCGCTTACGCGCGCAAGCCGCTTTCATTCGACGAACTGCTCGCCATGCTTCAGCGCATGGAAGCTTGA